One window of the Equus caballus isolate H_3958 breed thoroughbred chromosome 2, TB-T2T, whole genome shotgun sequence genome contains the following:
- the MED8 gene encoding mediator of RNA polymerase II transcription subunit 8 isoform X6 yields the protein MQREEKQLEASLDALLSQVADLKNSLGSFIYKLENEYDRLTWPSVLDSFALLSGQLNTLNKVLKHEKTPLFRNQVIIPLVLSPDRDEDLMRQTEGRVPVFSHEVVPDHLRTKPDPEVEEQEKQLTTDAARIGADAAQKQIQSLNKMCSNLLEKISKEERESESGGLRPNKQTFNPADTNALVAAVAFGKGLSNWRPSGSSGPGQPGQPGAATILAGASGLQQVQMAGAPSQQQPMLSGVQMAQAGQPGKMPSGIKTNIKSASMHPYQR from the exons ATGCAG agggaggagaagcagcTTGAAGCATCATTAGATGCACTGCTGAGTCAAGTGGCTGATCTGAAGAACTCACTGGGAAGTTTCATTTACAAGTTGGAGAATGAGTATGACCGGCTGACCTG GCCCTCTGTCCTGGATAGCTTTGCATTGCTCTCTGGACAGTTGAACACTCTGAACAAGGTCTTGAAGCATGAAAAGACGCCACTGTTCCGTAACCAGGTCATCATCCCTCTGGTCTTGTCCCCAGACCGAGATGAAGATCTCATG CGGCAGACTGAAGGACGAGTACCTGTGTTCAGCCATGAGGTGGTCCCTGACCATCTGAGAACTAAACCTGACCCTGAGGTCGAagagcaggagaagcagctgacaACAGATGCTGCCCGCATTGGTGCTGATGCAGCTCAG AAGCAGATCCAGAGCTTGAATAAAATGTGCTCAAACCTTCTggagaaaatcagcaaagagGAACGAGAGTCAGAGAGTGGAG GTCTCCGGCCGAACAAACAGACGTTTAACCCTGCAGACACCAATGCCTTGGTGGCAGCTGTTGCTTTTGGGAAGGGTCTGTCTAATTGGAGACCTTCAGGCAGCAGTGGTCCTGGCCAGCCAGGTCAGCCAGGAGCTGCGACAATCCTTGCGGGAGCCTCAGGATTACAGCAGGTGCAGATGGCAGGAGCTCCAAGCCAGCAGCAGCCAATGCTCAGTGGGGTGCAAATGGCCCAAGCAGGTCAACCAG GGAAAATGCCGAGTGGAATAAAAACCAACATCAAGTCGGCTTCAATGCATCCCTACCAGCGGTGA
- the MED8 gene encoding mediator of RNA polymerase II transcription subunit 8 isoform X3, whose product MQREEKQLEASLDALLSQVADLKNSLGSFIYKLENEYDRLTWPSVLDSFALLSGQLNTLNKVLKHEKTPLFRNQVIIPLVLSPDRDEDLMRQTEGRVPVFSHEVVPDHLRTKPDPEVEEQEKQLTTDAARIGADAAQKQIQSLNKMCSNLLEKISKEERESESGGLRPNKQTFNPADTNALVAAVAFGKGLSNWRPSGSSGPGQPGQPGAATILAGASGLQQVQMAGAPSQQQPMLSGVQMAQAGQPGKMPSGIKTNIKSASMHPYQRFMSRMEKEAAAVTPRDLTAAQSSSC is encoded by the exons ATGCAG agggaggagaagcagcTTGAAGCATCATTAGATGCACTGCTGAGTCAAGTGGCTGATCTGAAGAACTCACTGGGAAGTTTCATTTACAAGTTGGAGAATGAGTATGACCGGCTGACCTG GCCCTCTGTCCTGGATAGCTTTGCATTGCTCTCTGGACAGTTGAACACTCTGAACAAGGTCTTGAAGCATGAAAAGACGCCACTGTTCCGTAACCAGGTCATCATCCCTCTGGTCTTGTCCCCAGACCGAGATGAAGATCTCATG CGGCAGACTGAAGGACGAGTACCTGTGTTCAGCCATGAGGTGGTCCCTGACCATCTGAGAACTAAACCTGACCCTGAGGTCGAagagcaggagaagcagctgacaACAGATGCTGCCCGCATTGGTGCTGATGCAGCTCAG AAGCAGATCCAGAGCTTGAATAAAATGTGCTCAAACCTTCTggagaaaatcagcaaagagGAACGAGAGTCAGAGAGTGGAG GTCTCCGGCCGAACAAACAGACGTTTAACCCTGCAGACACCAATGCCTTGGTGGCAGCTGTTGCTTTTGGGAAGGGTCTGTCTAATTGGAGACCTTCAGGCAGCAGTGGTCCTGGCCAGCCAGGTCAGCCAGGAGCTGCGACAATCCTTGCGGGAGCCTCAGGATTACAGCAGGTGCAGATGGCAGGAGCTCCAAGCCAGCAGCAGCCAATGCTCAGTGGGGTGCAAATGGCCCAAGCAGGTCAACCAG GGAAAATGCCGAGTGGAATAAAAACCAACATCAAGTCGGCTTCAATGCATCCCTACCAGCG GTTTATGTCTCGGATGGAGAAAGAAGCGGCAGCTGTGACACCTCGAGATCTTACTGCAGCACAGAGTTCATCCTGCTGA
- the MED8 gene encoding mediator of RNA polymerase II transcription subunit 8 isoform X4: protein MQPSSVCVILIVIWVTNLFLLVQREEKQLEASLDALLSQVADLKNSLGSFIYKLENEYDRLTWPSVLDSFALLSGQLNTLNKVLKHEKTPLFRNQVIIPLVLSPDRDEDLMRQTEGRVPVFSHEVVPDHLRTKPDPEVEEQEKQLTTDAARIGADAAQKQIQSLNKMCSNLLEKISKEERESESGGLRPNKQTFNPADTNALVAAVAFGKGLSNWRPSGSSGPGQPGQPGAATILAGASGLQQVQMAGAPSQQQPMLSGVQMAQAGQPGKMPSGIKTNIKSASMHPYQRTEP from the exons ATGCAG CCTTCCTCTGTATGTGTCATACTCATTGTCATCTGGGTAACCAACCTATTCCTGTTggtgcagagggaggagaagcagcTTGAAGCATCATTAGATGCACTGCTGAGTCAAGTGGCTGATCTGAAGAACTCACTGGGAAGTTTCATTTACAAGTTGGAGAATGAGTATGACCGGCTGACCTG GCCCTCTGTCCTGGATAGCTTTGCATTGCTCTCTGGACAGTTGAACACTCTGAACAAGGTCTTGAAGCATGAAAAGACGCCACTGTTCCGTAACCAGGTCATCATCCCTCTGGTCTTGTCCCCAGACCGAGATGAAGATCTCATG CGGCAGACTGAAGGACGAGTACCTGTGTTCAGCCATGAGGTGGTCCCTGACCATCTGAGAACTAAACCTGACCCTGAGGTCGAagagcaggagaagcagctgacaACAGATGCTGCCCGCATTGGTGCTGATGCAGCTCAG AAGCAGATCCAGAGCTTGAATAAAATGTGCTCAAACCTTCTggagaaaatcagcaaagagGAACGAGAGTCAGAGAGTGGAG GTCTCCGGCCGAACAAACAGACGTTTAACCCTGCAGACACCAATGCCTTGGTGGCAGCTGTTGCTTTTGGGAAGGGTCTGTCTAATTGGAGACCTTCAGGCAGCAGTGGTCCTGGCCAGCCAGGTCAGCCAGGAGCTGCGACAATCCTTGCGGGAGCCTCAGGATTACAGCAGGTGCAGATGGCAGGAGCTCCAAGCCAGCAGCAGCCAATGCTCAGTGGGGTGCAAATGGCCCAAGCAGGTCAACCAG GGAAAATGCCGAGTGGAATAAAAACCAACATCAAGTCGGCTTCAATGCATCCCTACCAGCG GACTGAACCATAA
- the MED8 gene encoding mediator of RNA polymerase II transcription subunit 8 isoform X1, protein MQPSSVCVILIVIWVTNLFLLVQREEKQLEASLDALLSQVADLKNSLGSFIYKLENEYDRLTWPSVLDSFALLSGQLNTLNKVLKHEKTPLFRNQVIIPLVLSPDRDEDLMRQTEGRVPVFSHEVVPDHLRTKPDPEVEEQEKQLTTDAARIGADAAQKQIQSLNKMCSNLLEKISKEERESESGGLRPNKQTFNPADTNALVAAVAFGKGLSNWRPSGSSGPGQPGQPGAATILAGASGLQQVQMAGAPSQQQPMLSGVQMAQAGQPGKMPSGIKTNIKSASMHPYQRFMSRMEKEAAAVTPRDLTAAQSSSC, encoded by the exons ATGCAG CCTTCCTCTGTATGTGTCATACTCATTGTCATCTGGGTAACCAACCTATTCCTGTTggtgcagagggaggagaagcagcTTGAAGCATCATTAGATGCACTGCTGAGTCAAGTGGCTGATCTGAAGAACTCACTGGGAAGTTTCATTTACAAGTTGGAGAATGAGTATGACCGGCTGACCTG GCCCTCTGTCCTGGATAGCTTTGCATTGCTCTCTGGACAGTTGAACACTCTGAACAAGGTCTTGAAGCATGAAAAGACGCCACTGTTCCGTAACCAGGTCATCATCCCTCTGGTCTTGTCCCCAGACCGAGATGAAGATCTCATG CGGCAGACTGAAGGACGAGTACCTGTGTTCAGCCATGAGGTGGTCCCTGACCATCTGAGAACTAAACCTGACCCTGAGGTCGAagagcaggagaagcagctgacaACAGATGCTGCCCGCATTGGTGCTGATGCAGCTCAG AAGCAGATCCAGAGCTTGAATAAAATGTGCTCAAACCTTCTggagaaaatcagcaaagagGAACGAGAGTCAGAGAGTGGAG GTCTCCGGCCGAACAAACAGACGTTTAACCCTGCAGACACCAATGCCTTGGTGGCAGCTGTTGCTTTTGGGAAGGGTCTGTCTAATTGGAGACCTTCAGGCAGCAGTGGTCCTGGCCAGCCAGGTCAGCCAGGAGCTGCGACAATCCTTGCGGGAGCCTCAGGATTACAGCAGGTGCAGATGGCAGGAGCTCCAAGCCAGCAGCAGCCAATGCTCAGTGGGGTGCAAATGGCCCAAGCAGGTCAACCAG GGAAAATGCCGAGTGGAATAAAAACCAACATCAAGTCGGCTTCAATGCATCCCTACCAGCG GTTTATGTCTCGGATGGAGAAAGAAGCGGCAGCTGTGACACCTCGAGATCTTACTGCAGCACAGAGTTCATCCTGCTGA
- the MED8 gene encoding mediator of RNA polymerase II transcription subunit 8 isoform X2 — MQPSSVCVILIVIWVTNLFLLVQREEKQLEASLDALLSQVADLKNSLGSFIYKLENEYDRLTWPSVLDSFALLSGQLNTLNKVLKHEKTPLFRNQVIIPLVLSPDRDEDLMRQTEGRVPVFSHEVVPDHLRTKPDPEVEEQEKQLTTDAARIGADAAQKQIQSLNKMCSNLLEKISKEERESESGGLRPNKQTFNPADTNALVAAVAFGKGLSNWRPSGSSGPGQPGQPGAATILAGASGLQQVQMAGAPSQQQPMLSGVQMAQAGQPGKMPSGIKTNIKSASMHPYQRSRVS; from the exons ATGCAG CCTTCCTCTGTATGTGTCATACTCATTGTCATCTGGGTAACCAACCTATTCCTGTTggtgcagagggaggagaagcagcTTGAAGCATCATTAGATGCACTGCTGAGTCAAGTGGCTGATCTGAAGAACTCACTGGGAAGTTTCATTTACAAGTTGGAGAATGAGTATGACCGGCTGACCTG GCCCTCTGTCCTGGATAGCTTTGCATTGCTCTCTGGACAGTTGAACACTCTGAACAAGGTCTTGAAGCATGAAAAGACGCCACTGTTCCGTAACCAGGTCATCATCCCTCTGGTCTTGTCCCCAGACCGAGATGAAGATCTCATG CGGCAGACTGAAGGACGAGTACCTGTGTTCAGCCATGAGGTGGTCCCTGACCATCTGAGAACTAAACCTGACCCTGAGGTCGAagagcaggagaagcagctgacaACAGATGCTGCCCGCATTGGTGCTGATGCAGCTCAG AAGCAGATCCAGAGCTTGAATAAAATGTGCTCAAACCTTCTggagaaaatcagcaaagagGAACGAGAGTCAGAGAGTGGAG GTCTCCGGCCGAACAAACAGACGTTTAACCCTGCAGACACCAATGCCTTGGTGGCAGCTGTTGCTTTTGGGAAGGGTCTGTCTAATTGGAGACCTTCAGGCAGCAGTGGTCCTGGCCAGCCAGGTCAGCCAGGAGCTGCGACAATCCTTGCGGGAGCCTCAGGATTACAGCAGGTGCAGATGGCAGGAGCTCCAAGCCAGCAGCAGCCAATGCTCAGTGGGGTGCAAATGGCCCAAGCAGGTCAACCAG GGAAAATGCCGAGTGGAATAAAAACCAACATCAAGTCGGCTTCAATGCATCCCTACCAGCG GAGCCGTGTGAGCTGA
- the MED8 gene encoding mediator of RNA polymerase II transcription subunit 8 isoform X5, producing the protein MQPSSVCVILIVIWVTNLFLLVQREEKQLEASLDALLSQVADLKNSLGSFIYKLENEYDRLTWPSVLDSFALLSGQLNTLNKVLKHEKTPLFRNQVIIPLVLSPDRDEDLMRQTEGRVPVFSHEVVPDHLRTKPDPEVEEQEKQLTTDAARIGADAAQKQIQSLNKMCSNLLEKISKEERESESGGLRPNKQTFNPADTNALVAAVAFGKGLSNWRPSGSSGPGQPGQPGAATILAGASGLQQVQMAGAPSQQQPMLSGVQMAQAGQPGKMPSGIKTNIKSASMHPYQR; encoded by the exons ATGCAG CCTTCCTCTGTATGTGTCATACTCATTGTCATCTGGGTAACCAACCTATTCCTGTTggtgcagagggaggagaagcagcTTGAAGCATCATTAGATGCACTGCTGAGTCAAGTGGCTGATCTGAAGAACTCACTGGGAAGTTTCATTTACAAGTTGGAGAATGAGTATGACCGGCTGACCTG GCCCTCTGTCCTGGATAGCTTTGCATTGCTCTCTGGACAGTTGAACACTCTGAACAAGGTCTTGAAGCATGAAAAGACGCCACTGTTCCGTAACCAGGTCATCATCCCTCTGGTCTTGTCCCCAGACCGAGATGAAGATCTCATG CGGCAGACTGAAGGACGAGTACCTGTGTTCAGCCATGAGGTGGTCCCTGACCATCTGAGAACTAAACCTGACCCTGAGGTCGAagagcaggagaagcagctgacaACAGATGCTGCCCGCATTGGTGCTGATGCAGCTCAG AAGCAGATCCAGAGCTTGAATAAAATGTGCTCAAACCTTCTggagaaaatcagcaaagagGAACGAGAGTCAGAGAGTGGAG GTCTCCGGCCGAACAAACAGACGTTTAACCCTGCAGACACCAATGCCTTGGTGGCAGCTGTTGCTTTTGGGAAGGGTCTGTCTAATTGGAGACCTTCAGGCAGCAGTGGTCCTGGCCAGCCAGGTCAGCCAGGAGCTGCGACAATCCTTGCGGGAGCCTCAGGATTACAGCAGGTGCAGATGGCAGGAGCTCCAAGCCAGCAGCAGCCAATGCTCAGTGGGGTGCAAATGGCCCAAGCAGGTCAACCAG GGAAAATGCCGAGTGGAATAAAAACCAACATCAAGTCGGCTTCAATGCATCCCTACCAGCGGTGA
- the MED8 gene encoding mediator of RNA polymerase II transcription subunit 8 isoform X7 yields the protein MRQTEGRVPVFSHEVVPDHLRTKPDPEVEEQEKQLTTDAARIGADAAQKQIQSLNKMCSNLLEKISKEERESESGGLRPNKQTFNPADTNALVAAVAFGKGLSNWRPSGSSGPGQPGQPGAATILAGASGLQQVQMAGAPSQQQPMLSGVQMAQAGQPGKMPSGIKTNIKSASMHPYQR from the exons ATG CGGCAGACTGAAGGACGAGTACCTGTGTTCAGCCATGAGGTGGTCCCTGACCATCTGAGAACTAAACCTGACCCTGAGGTCGAagagcaggagaagcagctgacaACAGATGCTGCCCGCATTGGTGCTGATGCAGCTCAG AAGCAGATCCAGAGCTTGAATAAAATGTGCTCAAACCTTCTggagaaaatcagcaaagagGAACGAGAGTCAGAGAGTGGAG GTCTCCGGCCGAACAAACAGACGTTTAACCCTGCAGACACCAATGCCTTGGTGGCAGCTGTTGCTTTTGGGAAGGGTCTGTCTAATTGGAGACCTTCAGGCAGCAGTGGTCCTGGCCAGCCAGGTCAGCCAGGAGCTGCGACAATCCTTGCGGGAGCCTCAGGATTACAGCAGGTGCAGATGGCAGGAGCTCCAAGCCAGCAGCAGCCAATGCTCAGTGGGGTGCAAATGGCCCAAGCAGGTCAACCAG GGAAAATGCCGAGTGGAATAAAAACCAACATCAAGTCGGCTTCAATGCATCCCTACCAGCGGTGA
- the ELOVL1 gene encoding very long chain fatty acid elongase 1 encodes MEAVVNLYQEMMKCADPRIQGYPLMGSPLLMTSILLTYVYFVLSLGPRIMANRKPFQLRSFMIVYNFSLVALSLYIVYEFLMSGWLSTYTWRCDPVDYSNNPEALRMVRVAWLFLFSKFIELMDTVIFILRKKDGQVTFLHVFHHSVLPWSWWWGVKIAPGGMGSFHAMINSSVHVVMYLYYGLSAIGPAAQPYLWWKKHMTAIQLIQFVLVSLHISQYYFMPSCNYQYPVIIHLIWMYGTIFFGLFSNFWYQSYTKGKRLPRVLQQNGVPGTAKVKAN; translated from the exons ATGGAGGCTGTTGTGAACTTGTACCAGGAGATGATGAAGTGTGCAG ATCCCCGGATCCAGGGCTACCCTCTGATGGGGTCTCCCCTGCTAATGACCTCCATCCTCCTGACTTATGTGTACTTCGTTCTCTCACTTGGACCTCGAATCATGGCCAATCGGAAGCCCTTCCAGCTCCGCAGCTTCATGATCGTCTACAACTTCTCACTAGTGGCCCTCTCCCTCTACATTGTCTATGAG TTCCTGATGTCTGGCTGGCTGAGTACCTACACCTGGCGCTGTGACCCTGTAGACTATTCCAACAACCCCGAGGCACTGAGG ATGGTTCGAGTGGCCtggcttttcctcttttccaagtTCATTGAGCTGATGGACACG GTGATCTTTATTCTTCGGAAAAAAGATGGACAGGTGACCTTCCTACATGTCTTCCACCACTCAGTTCTTCCCTGGAGCTGGTGGTGGGGGGTCAAAATTGCGCCAG GAGGAATGGGCTCTTTCCACGCCATGATAAATTCCTCTGTGCATGTCGTCATGTACCTGTACTATGGATTGTCTGCCATCGGCCCTGCGGCTCAGCCCTACCTTTGGTGGAAAAAGCACATGACAGCCATCCAGCTG ATCCAGTTTGTCCTGGTCTCACTGCACATCTCCCAATACTACTTCATGCCCAGCTGTAACTACCAATATCCGGTCATCATCCACCTCATCTGGATGTATGGTACCATCTTCTTCGGTCTCTTCTCCAATTTCTGGTATCAGTCTTACACCAAAGGCAAGCGGCTGCCACGTGTACTTCAGCAAAATGGAGTTCCAGGTACCGCCAAGGTCAAGGCCAATTGA
- the CDC20 gene encoding cell division cycle protein 20 homolog: MAQFVFESDLHSLLQLDAPIPNAPPARWQRKAKEAAGPAPSPMRAANRSHSAGRTPGRTPGKSSSKVQTTPSKPGGDRYIPHRSASQMEVASFLLSKENQPENNQTPTKKEHQKAWALNLNGFDVEEAKILRLSGKPQNAPEGYQNRLKVLYSQKATPGSSRKTCRYIPSLPDRILDAPEIRNDYYLNLVDWSSGNVLAVALDNSVYLWNATSGDILQLLQMEQPGDYVSSVAWIKEGNYLAVGTSNAEVQLWDVQQQKRLRNMTSHSARVGSLCWNSYILSSGSRSGHIHHHDVRVAEHHVATLSGHSQEVCGLCWAPDGRHLASGGNDNLVNVWPSAPGESGWVPLQTFTQHQGAVKAVAWCPWQSNVLATGGGTSDRHIRIWNVCSGACLSAVDAHSQVCSILWSPHYKELISGHGFAQNQLVIWKYPTMAKVAELKGHTARVLSLTMSPDGATVASAAADETLRLWRCFELDPARRREREKASAAKSSLIHQGIR, encoded by the exons ATGGCTCAGTTCGTGTTCGAGAGTGACCTGCACTCGCTGCTGCAGCTGGACGCACCCATCCCCAATGCACCCCCTGCGCGCTGGCAGCGCAAAGCTAAGgaggccgcggggccggccccttcaccCATGCGGGCTGCCAACAGATCCCACAGTGCCGGCAGGACCCCGGGCCGAACTCCTG GCAAATCCAGCTCCAAGGTTCAGACCACCCCCAGCAAACCTGGCGGGGACCGCTATATCCCCCATCGCAGTGCTTCCCAGATGGAGGTGGCCAGCTTCCTCCTGAGCAAGGAGAACCAGCCTGAAAACAACCAGACGCCCACCAAGAAG GAACATCAGAAAGCCTGGGCTTTGAATCTGAACGGTTTTGATGTGGAGGAAGCCAAGATCCTTCGGCTCAGTGGAAAACCACAGAATGCCCCAGAGG GTTACCAGAACAGACTAAAAGTACTCTATAGCCAGAAGGCCACGCCTGGCTCCAGCCGCAAGACATGCCGTTACATTCCTTCCCTGCCAGACCGGATCTTGGATGCCCCTGAAATCCGGAATGACTATT ACCTGAACCTTGTGGATTGGAGCTCCGGGAATGTACTGGCTGTGGCACTGGATAACAGTGTGTACCTGTGGAATGCTACCTCTGGTGACATCCTGCAGCTGTTGCAAATGGAGCAGCCTGGGGACTATGTATCTTCTGTGGCCTGGATCAAAGAAGGCAACTACCTGGCTGTGGGCACCAGCAATGCTGAGGTTCAG CTTTGGGATGTGCAACAGCAGAAACGGCTTCGAAACATGACCAGCCACTCTGCCCGAGTGGGCTCCCTATGTTGGAATAGCTATATCCTGTCCAG TGGCTCTCGCTCTGGCCACATCCACCACCATGATGTTCGGGTAGCAGAACACCATGTGGCCACACTGAGTGGCCACAGCCAGGAGGTGTGTGGGCTGTGCTGGGCCCCAGATGGACGACATTTGGCCAGTGGTGGCAATGATAACTTGGTGAATGTGTGGCCTAGTGCTCCTGGAGAGAGTGGCTGGGTTCCCCTGCAGACATTCACCCAGCATCAAGGGGCTGTCAAG GCTGTAGCTTGGTGTCCCTGGCAGTCCAATGTCCTGGCAACTGGAGGGGGTACCAGTGATCGACACATTCGGATCTGGAATGTCTGCTCTGGGGCCTGTCTGAGTGCTGTGGATGCCCATTCTCAG GTGTGCTCCATCCTCTGGTCTCCCCACTACAAGGAGCTCATCTCAGGCCATGGCTTTGCACAGAACCAGCTGGTTATTTGGAAGTACCCAACCATGGCCAAGGTGGCTGAACTCAAAG gtcacacagctcggGTCCTGAGTCTGACCATGAGCCCAGATGGGGCCACGGTGGCATCGGCAGCAGCGGATGAGACCCTGCGGCTATGGCGCTGCTTTGAGTTGGACCCGGCACGGCGGCGGGAGCGGGAGAAGGCCAGTGCAGCCAAGAGCAGCCTCATCCACCAAGGCATCCGCTGA